The following proteins are co-located in the Macadamia integrifolia cultivar HAES 741 chromosome 3, SCU_Mint_v3, whole genome shotgun sequence genome:
- the LOC122073700 gene encoding auxin-responsive protein SAUR72-like, with translation MYVGKDDVPCKFDLEANYLNHRLLVNLLHFSVEEFGYSYNGALRIACEIDLFQHLLQLLHTRNPSAHYVDLPDLISNFYAANYHHYHRQNRNPSPQN, from the coding sequence ATGTACGTGGGGAAGGACGACGTTCCCTGCAAGTTCGATCTGGAAGCCAATTACCTGAACCACCGGCTCTTGGTGAACCTGCTCCACTTCTCCGTTGAAGAATTCGGCTACTCCTACAATGGAGCTCTCAGGATAGCCTGTGAGATCGATCTTTTCCAGCACCTCCTCCAACTCCTCCACACCAGAAACCCGTCCGCACATTACGTCGACCTTCCCGATCTCATTTCCAACTTCTACGCTGCAAattatcatcattatcatcggCAGAACAGAAATCCATCTCCCCAGAATTAA
- the LOC122074566 gene encoding UDP-rhamnose/UDP-galactose transporter 2 isoform X1: MEGEKKSSPVSDVGAWAMNVVSSVGIIMANKQLMSPNGYSFTFATTLTGFHFAVTALVGLVSNATGYSTSKHVPMWELLWFSVVANMSITGMNLSLMLNSVGFYQISKLSMIPVVCVMEWILHSKHYSREVKMAVVVVVVGVGVCTVTDVKVNAKGFICACVAVFSTSLQQISIGSLQKKYSIGSFELLSKTAPIQALSLLVLGPFIDYYLNGRFISNYKLSSGAIFFILLSCTLAVFCNVSQYLCIGRFSAVSFQVLGHMKTVCVLTLGWLLFDSELTFKNILGMALAVLGMVIYSWAVEVEKQANAKMIPYMKESLTEEDIRLLKDGVESNPVKDIELSESKV, from the exons ATGGAGGGTGAGAAGAAATCGTCGCCGGTATCTGATGTCGGTGCTTGGGCGATGAACGTCGTCAGCTCCGTCGGCATTATCATGGCCAACAAGCAGCTCATGTCCCCCAACGGTTACAGTTTCACCTTCG CCACAACCTTAACTGGGTTCCACTTCGCTGTTACTGCACTGGTTGGTTTGGTATCAAATGCTACTGGTTACTCCACCTCAAAACATGTACCTATGTGGGAGCTTCTTTGGTTCTCAGTTGTTGCCAATATGTCTATCACAGGGATGAACTTAAGTCTCATGCTAAACTCTGTGGGGTTTTATCAG ATTTCAAAGCTGAGCATGATTCCTGTTGTTTGTGTGATGGAGTGGATTCTTCATAGCAAACACTACTCAAGGGAAGTGAAGATggcagtggtggtggttgttgttGGTGTAGGTGTCTGCACAGTAACGGATGTAAAAGTTAATGCTAAGGGTTTCATTTGTGCTTGTGTAGCTGTCTTTTCTACATCCTTGCAACAAATT TCAATTGGTTCCTTACAGAAGAAGTACTCGATCGGATCTTTTGAGTTGTTGAGCAAGACTGCTCCCATACAAGCCCTTTCTCTTCTTGTGCTTGGTCCTTTCATTGATTACTATCTTAATGGCCGCTTCATATCAAACTATAAGTTGTCTTCGGGTGCAATT TTCTTCATACTCCTCTCATGCACCCTAGCAGTATTCTGCAATGTGAGCCAGTACCTCTGCATTGGACGCTTCTCAGCTGTCTCTTTCCAGGTGTTAGGTCACATGAAAACTGTTTGTGTCCTCACGTTGGGATGGCTGCTCTTTGACTCGGAACTGACATTTAAGAACATTCTTGGTATGGCTCTTGCGGTCCTGGGGATGGTAATATACAGTTGGGCAGTGGAGGTTGAGAAGCAGGCTAATGCCAAGATGATACCTTACATGAAAGAGAGTCTGACGGAAGAGGACATAAGACTGTTGAAAGATGGAGTCGAGAGTAACCCTGTTAAGGATATTGAGCTTAGTGAATCTAAAGTTTAA
- the LOC122074566 gene encoding UDP-rhamnose/UDP-galactose transporter 2 isoform X2 encodes MIFSPATTLTGFHFAVTALVGLVSNATGYSTSKHVPMWELLWFSVVANMSITGMNLSLMLNSVGFYQISKLSMIPVVCVMEWILHSKHYSREVKMAVVVVVVGVGVCTVTDVKVNAKGFICACVAVFSTSLQQISIGSLQKKYSIGSFELLSKTAPIQALSLLVLGPFIDYYLNGRFISNYKLSSGAIFFILLSCTLAVFCNVSQYLCIGRFSAVSFQVLGHMKTVCVLTLGWLLFDSELTFKNILGMALAVLGMVIYSWAVEVEKQANAKMIPYMKESLTEEDIRLLKDGVESNPVKDIELSESKV; translated from the exons ATGATCTTCTCCCCAGCCACAACCTTAACTGGGTTCCACTTCGCTGTTACTGCACTGGTTGGTTTGGTATCAAATGCTACTGGTTACTCCACCTCAAAACATGTACCTATGTGGGAGCTTCTTTGGTTCTCAGTTGTTGCCAATATGTCTATCACAGGGATGAACTTAAGTCTCATGCTAAACTCTGTGGGGTTTTATCAG ATTTCAAAGCTGAGCATGATTCCTGTTGTTTGTGTGATGGAGTGGATTCTTCATAGCAAACACTACTCAAGGGAAGTGAAGATggcagtggtggtggttgttgttGGTGTAGGTGTCTGCACAGTAACGGATGTAAAAGTTAATGCTAAGGGTTTCATTTGTGCTTGTGTAGCTGTCTTTTCTACATCCTTGCAACAAATT TCAATTGGTTCCTTACAGAAGAAGTACTCGATCGGATCTTTTGAGTTGTTGAGCAAGACTGCTCCCATACAAGCCCTTTCTCTTCTTGTGCTTGGTCCTTTCATTGATTACTATCTTAATGGCCGCTTCATATCAAACTATAAGTTGTCTTCGGGTGCAATT TTCTTCATACTCCTCTCATGCACCCTAGCAGTATTCTGCAATGTGAGCCAGTACCTCTGCATTGGACGCTTCTCAGCTGTCTCTTTCCAGGTGTTAGGTCACATGAAAACTGTTTGTGTCCTCACGTTGGGATGGCTGCTCTTTGACTCGGAACTGACATTTAAGAACATTCTTGGTATGGCTCTTGCGGTCCTGGGGATGGTAATATACAGTTGGGCAGTGGAGGTTGAGAAGCAGGCTAATGCCAAGATGATACCTTACATGAAAGAGAGTCTGACGGAAGAGGACATAAGACTGTTGAAAGATGGAGTCGAGAGTAACCCTGTTAAGGATATTGAGCTTAGTGAATCTAAAGTTTAA